A region of Nakaseomyces glabratus chromosome M, complete sequence DNA encodes the following proteins:
- the RPS9B gene encoding 40S ribosomal protein uS4 (CAGL0M06501g~Ortholog(s) have structural constituent of ribosome activity and role in maturation of SSU-rRNA from tricistronic rRNA transcript (SSU-rRNA, 5.8S rRNA, LSU-rRNA), positive regulation of translational fidelity), whose translation MPRAPRTYSKTYSTPKRPYESSRLDAELKLAGEFGLKNKREIYRISFQLSKIRRAARDLLTRDEKDPKRLFEGNALIRRLVRIGVLSEDKKKLDYVLALKIEDFLERRLQTQVYKLGLAKSVHHARVLITQRHIAVGKQIVNIPSFMVRLDSEKHIDFAPTSPFGGARPGRVARKNSGKASEGGDDAAEEADEE comes from the exons ATGCCAA GAGCCCCAAGAACTTACTCTAAGACCTACTCTACCCCAAAGAGACCTTACGAATCTTCTCGTTTGGACGCTGAATTGAAGCTTGCTGGTGAATTCGgtttgaagaacaagagaGAAATTTACAGAATTTCTTTCCAATTGTCCAAGATCAGAAGAGCTGCTAGAGATCTTTTGACCAGAGACGAAAAGGACCCAAAGAGATTGTTCGAAGGTAATGCTTTGATCAGAAGATTGGTGAGAATCGGTGTCTTGTCCGaagacaagaagaagttggaTTATGTCTTGGCTTTGAAGATTGAAGATTTCTTGGAAAGAAGATTGCAAACTCAAGTTTACAAGCTAGGTTTGGCCAAGTCTGTTCACCACGCTAGAGTCTTGATCACTCAAAGACACATTGCTGTTGGTAAGCAAATCGTCAACATCCCATCTTTCATGGTCAGATTGGACTCTGAGAAGCACATTGACTTCGCTCCAACTTCTCCATTCGGTGGTGCCAGACCAGGTAGAGTTGCTAGAAAGAACTCCGGTAAGGCCTCcgaaggtggtgacgatgcCGCTGAAGAAGCTGACGAAGAGTAA
- the NTC20 gene encoding Ntc20p (CAGL0M06479g~Ortholog(s) have role in mRNA splicing, via spliceosome and Prp19 complex, U2-type catalytic step 1 spliceosome localization) yields the protein MSLLKQQAEERQRRLDQLRNIATSNSILPRDEVIEQNVEDSQVKDEGQLVEEVNSEQEELADDEQHILEQNGSETADFKAQLQPQLDLLKKKTDEAIKRILRRKIMQDKLDD from the coding sequence ATGTCTCTGTTAAAACAGCAGGCTGAGGAAAGACAGAGGAGATTGGATCAATTGCGTAATATTGCTACTTCTAATAGCATTCTACCCAGAGATGAGGTCATCGAACAAAATGTGGAAGATTCGCAGGTGAAAGACGAAGGCCAACTAGTAGAGGAAGTGAATTCTGAACAGGAAGAGCTAGCTGACGATGAGCAGCATATATTAGAACAGAATGGATCAGAAACCGCGGATTTCAAAGCTCAATTGCAACCGCAGTTGgatttgttgaagaagaaaaccGATGAAGCTATTAAGAGAATACTGAGACGGAAGATAATGCAGGACAAGTTGGACGATTGA
- the GDT1 gene encoding putative ribosome biosynthesis protein GDT1 (CAGL0M06457g~Ortholog(s) have calcium ion transmembrane transporter activity and role in Golgi calcium ion homeostasis, calcium ion transmembrane transport, hyphal growth), translating into MTTIIAALALLPYVSATTTTTTNTTNDIPASHFGSFAMAVAMIGLSEIGDKTFLIAALMAMRHARLLVFTAAAISLTIMTVLSGFLGHTFVSLIPESYTTFLAGILFLVFAYKLLIEGLEMSKDAGVEEEMTEVEEEIAISTMNEKMDDIEGGSGKGKYTDAASGPVNQVKQLFSKVFSPIWVSIFLMVFLGELGDRSQISIIAMATDNDYWYVIAGGVMGHCICTGIAVLGGKLLATKISMRTITLSSAVLFLIFGIMYIYHAFHY; encoded by the coding sequence ATGACTACAATTATAGCAGCGTTGGCACTCCTGCCATATGTCAGCGCGACAACAACTACCACTACCAACACTACGAATGATATTCCAGCTTCACATTTCGGATCTTTTGCCATGGCTGTCGCCATGATCGGTCTATCTGAAATAGGTGACAAGACTTTCTTAATTGCAGCCCTAATGGCTATGCGCCATGCTCGTCTGCTGGTGTTTACTGCCGCAGCTATTTCATTAACCATCATGACAGTTTTGTCAGGATTCTTGGGGCACACATTTGTATCTCTAATCCCAGAGAGCTATACAACATTTCTAGCTGGTATTTTGTTCCTAGTCTTTGCTTATAAACTATTGATAGAAGGTCTAGAAATGTCAAAAGATGCTGgtgttgaagaagaaatgacagaagttgaagaagaaattgctaTCTCAACAATGAATGAAAAGATGGATGATATCGAAGGCGGTTCAGGAAAGGGTAAATATACTGATGCCGCATCTGGCCCAGTCAATCAAGTGAAGCAACtattttcaaaagtatTTTCTCCAATTTGGgtttctatatttttaatgGTATTCCTTGGTGAGCTAGGTGACCGTTCTCAAATCAGTATCATCGCAATGGCCACTGATAACGACTACTGGTATGTTATCGCTGGTGGTGTCATGGGTCATTGTATCTGTACCGGTATTGCCGTCCTCGGAGGAAAACTACTAGCGACAAAGATCAGTATGAGAACTATCACCTTGAGCAGTGCTGTTCTTTTCCTGATCTTTGGTATTATGTACATCTACCATGCTTTCCACTACTAA
- the PCH2 gene encoding Pch2p (CAGL0M06435g~Ortholog(s) have ATPase activity, role in meiotic DNA double-strand break formation, meiotic recombination checkpoint, reciprocal meiotic recombination and nucleolus localization), whose amino-acid sequence MLVTVDACLRQSSINLVRQYMKNEEIRCNGNKYSTEDIFETVIKAIRNAIQRRVGASQNCNGVLTFEDIFRDGKGSISIQDPPTQAQENIILSLIKVIFHSTSTDPQFFLKISTHDNMILSLFVKVVYLNKHDELDDLKLDNVGLHEINHMVNQILTNQVLKHTQPIDKVNDNDRFEIYFYILAAENHNEQEKLLTTEFDKFSIVDSYSNDDESTYNEFSLDQNSSYEKNARQTQSIAHKVILPCPELEGVWENLYYNKDIKIKLLNYSTASLRLAWYLETTSSSTDVVNEMISANNKMILLHGPPGTGKTTLCKALCNKLAIRMAKTKNCVVIDQGSLLYELSCSRVFSRWFGESSKNITQLFRDIEADIITANKHNNFVFLLIDEVETIATSRINLSNKNEASDSVRVVNSLLTHLDKLKRYPNFLVLATSNLLETLDTAFVDRADGVFFIGNPTSKELKYMINSSIDKLIKTGVIVDQDSYNLRKYDDVLQLLATFCEVCIKKTTHPTYLSNYCCSYI is encoded by the coding sequence ATGTTAGTCACAGTTGATGCATGCTTGCGTCAGAGTAGTATAAATCTGGTGAGGcaatatatgaaaaatgaagaaataaGATGCAACGGCAATAAGTATAGTACAGAAGACATATTTGAAACAGTTATTAAAGCAATTCGTAATGCTATTCAACGCCGTGTTGGTGCATCACAGAATTGTAATGGCGTGCTCACTTTTGAGGATATTTTTAGAGATGGAAAGGGCTCGATTTCTATTCAGGACCCACCCACACAGGCTCaggaaaatataattttgagCTTAATTAAGGTTATTTTTCACTCGACTTCTACAGACCCACAATTctttttaaaaatatccACACATGACAACATGATTCTTAGTCTATTTGTAAAGGTTGTATATCTTAACAAACATGATGAGCTAGACGACTTAAAGTTAGATAACGTGGGATTACATGAGATAAACCATATGGTAAACCAAATATTAACCAATCAAGTATTGAAACACACTCAACCAATAGATAAAGTGAACGATAATGATAGATTCGAAatttatttctatattttaGCGGCTGAGAATCATAATGAGCAAGAAAAATTGCTCACAACGGAATTCGATAAATTTAGTATCGTAGATTCCTATTCTAACGATGACGAATCAACCTATAATGAATTTTCCTTAGATCAAAATTCTTcttatgaaaaaaatgctCGACAAACTCAATCCATCGCGCATAAAGTTATTCTACCTTGCCCAGAACTAGAAGGTGTTTGGGagaatttatattataacaaagatatcaaaataaaGTTATTGAATTACTCTACTGCATCACTCAGATTAGCCTGGTATCTTGAGACCACCTCATCAAGTACTGATGTTGTTAATGAGATGATAAGTGCCAACAATAAAATGATACTACTTCATGGTCCTCCGGGTACGGGAAAAACTACCCTGTGTAAGGCGTTATGTAACAAACTTGCTATTCGAATGGCTAAAACAAAGAACTGTGTTGTTATAGACCAAGGATCATTACTGTACGAGTTATCTTGTAGTCGTGTGTTTTCACGTTGGTTTGGGGAGTCCTCTAAAAATATAACGCAGCTTTTCCGAGACATCGAGGCTGATATAATAACGGCTAACAAACATAATAATTTTGTGTTTCTTTTAATTGATGAAGTAGAAACAATCGCAACTTCAAGGATCAATTTATCCAATAAAAACGAAGCTTCTGATTCTGTAAGGGTAGTTAACAGTTTATTGACACATCTGGATAAACTTAAACGCTACCCCAATTTTTTAGTCTTGGCCACTTCCAACTTACTCGAGACTCTTGACACTGCCTTTGTAGACAGGGCTGATGGAGTTTTTTTCATAGGAAATCCAACATCAAAGGAGCTAAAATATATGATAAATTCCTCAATTGATAAGTTAATAAAAACAGGAGTTATAGTGGATCAAGATTCCTACAATTTGAGAAAATACGATGATGTTTTACAATTATTGGCAACTTTTTGTGAAGTATGTATAAAGAAGACAACACATCCCACCTACCTGAGCAATTATTGTTGTTCATATATCTGA